From the genome of Zalophus californianus isolate mZalCal1 chromosome 6, mZalCal1.pri.v2, whole genome shotgun sequence, one region includes:
- the FSCB gene encoding fibrous sheath CABYR-binding protein translates to MEEGDEPDQPISAGRQEIRKRRRPSQPTVDKSQQTEVTEKKKHLPISQSSGPKATLSIGNIPGSKVNYESLRVSSQLQQTWTKRKRVQDMTDKSLQTDATVEEKKEEIMSVSETVIPEEKPAAVGEAVPDCPESVQEVEIPPSRHSVQFKIDRSQQTSCTGDWTMMNIPQKEKVSKEQQTYFSETEIMVIGRPDSSFSKSNEVVQKRKSSGKFFISEHPELQPSTSKDEAIGQIYISRFLFGQQSKKGSLELSEDGQYVLGEVQPPTAEEISAEMQPLPTEETTTENSPTELQPPPIEEDPAEKGPAKVEPTLGEETLSEGPPDEVQSPKVEEASIEVQLSPTEETPAEEAPAKVESIPAEKTFSEEAYAEVQPPSAEEPPTQEAPELQLPPAVEAPAEEAPAEVQSSLAEEGFSEEAPAEVQPPLAEETPAEQAPAEVLSLPAGEAFSEEAPAEVQPPLAEETPAEQAPAEVQPPPAETSPEVQSLPAEDAPAEDTQGAVWAPPADEGPEEEAPDEIWSLPAEEAPAEKAPDEVQFPPAEEAPAEEVPDEVQFPLAEEPPAEEAPDEVWYLPAEAGPAEEASAEIWSPAAEEVPKEDTPAKIWSAPAEEASAEIWSPPVEEVPKEDTPAEVWSAPAGGVLIELHPSDEETTLEMVPVDK, encoded by the coding sequence ATGGAAGAAGGTGATGAACCTGATCAGCCTATCTCAGCAGGGAGACAAGAAATTCGAAAGAGAAGACGACCCAGCCAACCAACGGTAGACAAATCCCAGCAGACTGaagtgacagagaaaaagaaacacttgcCTATATCACAATCATCTGGCCCTAAAGCTACGCTTAGTATTGGTAATATTCCTGGAAGCAAAGTCAACTATGAGTCTCTCAGAGTATCTTCTCAACTTCAGCAAACTTGGACAAAGAGAAAGCGTGTACAGGATATGACAGATAAATCTCTGCAAACAGACGCTActgtagaagagaaaaaagaagaaatcatgtcAGTTAGTGAAACAGTGATACCTGAAGAAAAGCCAGCTGCTGTTGGAGAAGCAGTCCCTGATTGTCCAGAGAGTGTTCAGGAAGTAGAAATTCCACCAAGCAGACATTCAGTTCAATTCAAAATAGACAGATCTCAGCAGACCAGTTGTACTGGAGACTGGACAATGATGAAcattcctcaaaaagaaaaagtgagcaaGGAACAGCAGACATACTTTAGTGAAACAGAAATAATGGTTATTGGCAGGCCAGATAGCTCTTTTTCAAAGTCAAATGAGGTTGTGCAGAAACGTAAATCCTCAGGGAAATTTTTCATTAGTGAACATCCTGAATTGCAACCTTCAACAAGTAAAGATGAAGCAATTGGGCAGATATATATCAGCAGATTTCTATTTGGTCAACAAAGCAAAAAGGGTTCTTTGGAACTTTCAGAAGATGGGCAGTATGTTCTAGGTGAAGTACAGCCTCCCACTGCAGAAGAGATCTCTGCTGAAATGCAACCTCTGCCAACTGAGGAGACTACTACAGAAAACTCCCCAACTGAACTTCAGCCTCCACCAATTGAAGAGGATCCTGCAGAAAAGGGCCCTGCTAAAGTAGAGCCCACACTGGGTGAAGAGACTCTTTCAGAAGGGCCCCCTGATGAAGTTCAGTCTCCAAAAGTTGAAGAAGCTTCTATTGAAGTACAGCTTTCCCCAACTGAGGAGACTCCTGCAGAAGAGGCCCCTGCTAAAGTAGAGTCTATCCCTGCTGAAAAGACTTTTTCAGAAGAGGCTTATGCTGAAGTTCAGCCTCCATCAGCTGAAGAGCCTCCTACACAAGAGGCCCCAGAACTTCAGCTTCCACCAGCTGTGGAGGCCCCTGCAGAAGAGGCCCCAGCTGAAGTTCAGTCTTCACTAGCTGAGGAGGGCTTCTCTGAAGAGGCCCCAGCTGAAGTTCAGCCTCCACTAGCTGAAGAGACCCCTGCAGAACAGGCCCCAGCTGAAGTTCTGTCTTTACCAGCTGGGGAGGCCTTCTCTGAAGAGGCCCCAGCTGAAGTTCAGCCTCCACTAGCTGAAGAGACCCCTGCAGAACAGGCCCCAGCTGAAGTTCAGCCTCCACCAGCTGAGACATCTCCTGAAGTTCAGTCTTTACCAGCTGAGGATGCCCCTGCAGAAGACACCCAAGGTGCAGTTTGGGCTCCACCAGCTGATGAGGGCCCTGAAGAAGAAGCTCCAGATGAAATTTGGTCTTTACCAGCTGAGGAGGCTCCTGCAGAAAAGGCTCCAGATGAAGTACAGTTTCCACCAGCTGAGGAGGCTCCTGCAGAAGAGGTTCCGGATGAAGTACAGTTTCCACTAGCTGAGGAACCTCCTGCAGAAGAGGCCCCAGATGAAGTTTGGTATCTACCAGCTGAGGCAGGCCCTGCAGAAGAGGCCTCAGCTGAAATTTGGTCTCCAGCAGCTGAGGAGGTCCCTAAAGAAGATACCCCAGCTAAAATTTGGTCCGCACCAGCTGAGGAGGCCTCAGCTGAAATTTGGTCTCCACCAGTGGAGGAGGTCCCTAAAGAAGATACCCCAGCTGAAGTTTGGTCTGCACCAGCTGGAGGAGTCCTCATTGAACTTCATCCATCCGATGAAGAAACTACTTTAGAAATGGTCCCTGTTGACAAATAG